In Leisingera methylohalidivorans DSM 14336, a single genomic region encodes these proteins:
- the hslV gene encoding ATP-dependent protease subunit HslV: MADDQFPGWHGTTIIGVKKDGQVVIAGDGQVSLGQTVIKGTARKVRRLSPGGFDVVAGFAGSTADAFTLLERLETKLEATPGQLARASVELAKDWRTDKYLQKLEAMLIVTDGADMFVITGAGDVLEPEHNVAAIGSGGNFALAAARGMMDSGKSAEKVARDAMAIAADICVYTNGNLTVESIGQES, translated from the coding sequence ATGGCAGACGATCAATTCCCCGGCTGGCACGGCACCACCATCATCGGTGTGAAGAAGGATGGCCAGGTTGTCATCGCCGGCGACGGCCAGGTGTCGCTGGGGCAGACGGTGATCAAAGGCACGGCCCGCAAGGTGCGCCGCCTGTCACCGGGCGGATTTGACGTGGTGGCGGGTTTTGCCGGCTCGACAGCCGACGCCTTCACTCTGCTGGAGCGGCTGGAAACCAAGCTTGAAGCGACTCCTGGCCAGCTCGCACGGGCCAGTGTCGAGCTGGCCAAGGACTGGCGCACCGATAAATACCTGCAGAAACTTGAGGCCATGCTGATCGTCACCGATGGTGCAGACATGTTTGTCATCACCGGTGCCGGCGACGTGCTGGAGCCTGAGCACAATGTAGCCGCTATCGGCTCGGGCGGAAATTTCGCACTGGCGGCCGCCCGCGGCATGATGGACAGCGGAAAATCCGCCGAAAAAGTGGCCCGTGATGCCATGGCCATCGCTGCCGATATCTGCGTCTACACCAATGGCAACCTCACAGTTGAAAGCATAGGCCAGGAAAGCTGA
- a CDS encoding DUF1127 domain-containing protein: protein MTTANIYAPLGAVTVLRVVDALINVKTALVEWNETRETRKALAQLSDAQLEDIGMKRADISKI, encoded by the coding sequence ATGACTACCGCAAACATCTATGCGCCGCTCGGAGCAGTCACCGTTCTCCGCGTGGTCGACGCATTGATCAACGTGAAAACTGCTCTCGTGGAATGGAACGAGACCCGTGAAACCCGCAAGGCTCTGGCACAGTTGTCGGACGCTCAGCTGGAAGACATCGGCATGAAACGCGCTGATATCTCCAAAATCTGA
- a CDS encoding Lin0512 family protein → MNEKRIILEMGTGNDLYGQNYTKAARRAVQDALHHSSITLFSKLGIDHREMRVDVTVAVQQPEAVDCDLVAQDLPRGRASVRAVKGGLDVEDAEAGTRHVVATAAIEAWLPDQAGKYKTSVRK, encoded by the coding sequence ATGAATGAAAAACGCATCATCCTGGAAATGGGCACCGGCAATGACCTGTATGGCCAAAACTATACAAAAGCAGCCCGCCGTGCAGTGCAGGACGCATTGCACCATTCGTCGATCACTCTGTTTTCCAAGCTCGGGATTGATCACAGAGAAATGCGGGTGGACGTGACGGTTGCCGTGCAGCAACCGGAAGCAGTGGATTGCGATCTAGTGGCCCAGGATTTGCCGCGGGGCCGGGCCAGCGTGCGAGCAGTGAAAGGCGGGCTGGACGTAGAGGATGCAGAAGCCGGAACGCGCCATGTGGTCGCCACCGCTGCAATTGAGGCCTGGCTTCCGGATCAGGCTGGCAAGTATAAAACCAGCGTCCGGAAATGA
- a CDS encoding Lin0512 family protein, translating into MAKTRVLVEFGMGTSLRREDYTEAARRAIKDALWHNSVNMSELFDFHKEDMIIDAEIGVQKPESVDKNALLEIFPYGQPSIRVVEGGLNIDKPHSGCTVIANAAVVVSFDMEAAE; encoded by the coding sequence ATGGCCAAGACACGGGTATTGGTGGAATTCGGCATGGGCACATCGCTCCGGCGTGAAGATTACACCGAAGCCGCCCGCCGCGCGATCAAGGACGCGCTGTGGCACAATTCCGTAAACATGTCGGAACTATTTGATTTTCATAAAGAAGATATGATTATCGACGCTGAGATCGGGGTTCAGAAGCCCGAATCCGTGGACAAGAATGCGCTGTTGGAGATTTTCCCTTACGGCCAGCCCAGCATCCGTGTTGTGGAAGGGGGGCTCAATATCGACAAGCCCCACAGCGGGTGCACGGTGATCGCCAATGCGGCCGTAGTTGTGTCCTTTGACATGGAGGCGGCAGAATGA
- the trxA gene encoding thioredoxin: protein MSTVAVTDATFDAEVKNSDIPVVVDFWAEWCGPCKQIGPALEELAAEFGGKVKIAKVDVDNNPNAAAAMGVRGIPALFIFKDGQVVSNRAGAAPKAALQSWIEESI from the coding sequence ATGTCCACCGTAGCCGTCACCGACGCCACTTTTGACGCAGAAGTCAAGAACTCCGATATCCCCGTTGTGGTGGATTTCTGGGCTGAGTGGTGCGGTCCCTGTAAGCAGATCGGTCCCGCTCTGGAAGAGCTGGCCGCGGAATTCGGCGGCAAGGTGAAAATTGCCAAGGTCGATGTTGACAACAACCCGAATGCGGCCGCCGCCATGGGCGTGCGCGGTATTCCGGCGCTGTTTATTTTCAAGGACGGCCAAGTGGTTTCGAACCGTGCCGGCGCCGCTCCCAAAGCAGCGCTGCAAAGCTGGATCGAAGAGTCGATCTGA
- the addA gene encoding double-strand break repair helicase AddA has translation MTIRDAASEAQFRAARPDASTWLAANAGSGKTKVLTDRVARLLLKGVQPQHILCLTYTKAAASEMQNRLFKRLGEWAMLGDPVLITALTELGELSTGPNDLAQARTLFARAIETPGGLKIQTIHSFCSSLLRRFPLEAGVSPQFSEMDDRAGQMLRAEIMEDFAQGTEAPLVEALARHVSDSDFETLTAAVCQRRADFSRPLEWNSLLDLFELPPDFDETALEALVFLGGEEELLQRTRDMLGQGGSTDQKAADKLAGITKPTRADLGTLENVFLTGPGAKEPFTAKLDKFPTKKLRESHLSLMDQLEPLMRRVEDARTKRIALTAARKSHDLHRFAAAFLPEYERRKQLRGWLDFDDLILKARQLLNDPGVAAWVLYRLDGGIDHILVDEAQDTSPVQWDVIEKLAQEFTAGEGARSDVERTIFVVGDKKQSIYSFQGADPDAFDRMQLEFGNRLSETGAGLQDASLDFSFRSSAAILKLVDLVFRDSPRAGFRKDALHRAFKSDLPGRVDLWPVVGKVEDDEDPDWTSPVDRPSSRHHTVILAERIAQSIKGMIETGTTIPEDGSERGTFQRRPVQAGDFLILVQRRSDLFSEIIRACKKAELPIAGADRLKVGAELAVKDIAALLRFLALPEDSLSLAEALKSPLFGWSEQALFDLAHRREAMYLWPALRDRAGAFPETMAVLNDLRANADFLRPYDLIERILTRHGGRQKLLGRLGPEAEDGVNALLSQALAYERTDVPSLTGFLVWMQTDDLEIKRQMGAAGNMIRVMSVHGSKGLEAPIVILPDTAKRQAPRDAEIMLADGTPVWKLPKDQMPAAMLSAREAAQEKLQNERLRLLYVALTRAEKWLIVAAAGDVGEMNDSWYRMAERALRDGGAVELDIEGGTGLRLQHGDWDGLPLVEKPGQSVEKHILPEVFTRPAGPYAAPAPALSPSDLGGPKALPGDQGLDEEAAKARGSRLHLLLEHLPGRPQEEWPLLAQNLLLNANDSAELLVEASGVLQNAALSHIFQTDTLAEVPVTADLYGSRLHGIIDRLVVTPEKVLAVDFKSNVTVPETPQQCPEGLLRQMGAYAHALAQIYPDRAIETALLWTRNATLMPLPQKLVAKALQRRMEP, from the coding sequence ATGACCATCCGTGATGCCGCCTCCGAGGCGCAATTCCGTGCCGCCCGGCCTGATGCCTCTACATGGCTGGCCGCCAATGCCGGGTCAGGCAAGACCAAAGTGCTGACTGACCGGGTTGCGCGGCTGTTGCTGAAAGGCGTGCAGCCGCAGCACATCCTGTGCCTGACCTACACCAAGGCCGCCGCCAGCGAGATGCAGAACCGGCTGTTCAAGCGGCTGGGCGAATGGGCGATGCTGGGAGATCCAGTGCTGATCACTGCCTTGACCGAACTGGGAGAGCTCAGCACCGGACCCAACGACCTGGCTCAGGCCAGAACCCTGTTTGCCCGCGCGATTGAAACGCCGGGCGGGTTGAAAATCCAGACCATTCACTCCTTCTGTTCGTCGCTGCTGCGCCGTTTCCCGCTGGAGGCCGGCGTCAGCCCGCAGTTTTCCGAAATGGATGACCGCGCAGGCCAGATGCTGCGCGCTGAAATCATGGAAGACTTTGCCCAAGGCACCGAGGCACCGCTTGTGGAGGCCTTGGCACGCCATGTCAGCGACAGCGATTTCGAAACCCTGACAGCAGCCGTGTGTCAGCGCCGCGCCGATTTCTCCAGGCCGCTGGAATGGAACAGCTTACTGGACCTGTTTGAGCTCCCGCCAGATTTTGATGAAACCGCGCTGGAAGCCCTGGTGTTTTTGGGCGGCGAGGAAGAGCTGCTGCAGCGCACCCGCGATATGCTCGGGCAGGGCGGCAGCACCGATCAGAAAGCCGCGGATAAGCTCGCCGGCATCACCAAACCCACACGCGCCGACCTTGGCACACTGGAGAACGTTTTCCTGACTGGTCCCGGGGCCAAGGAACCTTTTACGGCGAAACTGGACAAGTTCCCAACCAAAAAGCTGCGCGAATCGCATCTTTCGCTGATGGATCAGCTGGAGCCGCTGATGCGGCGGGTCGAGGATGCGCGCACCAAGCGCATCGCCCTAACCGCTGCCCGGAAAAGCCACGATCTGCACCGTTTTGCTGCCGCCTTCCTGCCCGAGTATGAGCGCCGCAAGCAGTTGCGCGGCTGGCTCGATTTCGACGACCTGATCCTGAAGGCCCGGCAACTGCTGAATGATCCCGGCGTTGCGGCCTGGGTGCTGTACCGGCTGGACGGCGGCATCGACCACATCCTGGTGGACGAAGCGCAGGATACCAGCCCGGTGCAATGGGACGTGATCGAGAAGCTGGCGCAGGAATTCACTGCCGGCGAGGGCGCGCGCTCGGATGTCGAACGCACGATATTCGTGGTCGGCGACAAGAAGCAGTCGATCTATTCCTTCCAAGGCGCCGATCCGGATGCCTTTGACCGGATGCAGCTGGAATTCGGGAACAGGCTGTCGGAAACCGGGGCAGGACTGCAAGATGCCTCGCTCGATTTCTCCTTCCGCTCCTCTGCCGCGATCCTGAAACTGGTGGACTTGGTGTTCCGCGACAGCCCCCGCGCTGGTTTTCGAAAAGACGCGCTGCACCGCGCTTTCAAGTCCGATCTGCCGGGCCGGGTAGACCTTTGGCCGGTGGTCGGGAAGGTCGAGGATGACGAGGATCCCGATTGGACCAGCCCCGTCGACCGGCCCAGCAGCCGGCATCACACAGTGATCCTGGCCGAACGCATTGCCCAATCGATCAAGGGAATGATCGAGACCGGCACCACCATCCCAGAGGACGGCTCTGAGCGCGGCACCTTCCAGCGCCGCCCGGTGCAGGCCGGTGATTTCCTGATCCTGGTGCAGCGCCGGTCCGATCTGTTCTCGGAGATCATACGTGCCTGCAAAAAGGCAGAACTGCCGATCGCCGGCGCCGACCGCCTGAAGGTGGGCGCCGAACTGGCGGTCAAGGACATCGCAGCACTGTTGCGGTTCCTGGCCTTGCCGGAAGACTCTTTGTCACTGGCGGAGGCTCTGAAATCACCACTGTTCGGCTGGAGCGAGCAAGCGCTGTTCGATCTGGCGCACCGGCGGGAGGCGATGTACCTGTGGCCGGCATTGCGCGACCGGGCAGGGGCGTTTCCCGAAACCATGGCCGTGCTGAATGATCTGCGCGCCAATGCCGACTTCCTGCGCCCCTATGACCTGATTGAGCGCATTCTGACCCGTCACGGCGGCCGTCAGAAACTGCTGGGCAGGCTGGGACCGGAAGCTGAGGACGGTGTCAACGCGCTGCTGTCGCAGGCACTGGCCTATGAACGCACTGATGTGCCCAGCCTCACCGGGTTTCTGGTCTGGATGCAGACCGATGATCTGGAGATCAAACGCCAGATGGGTGCAGCAGGCAATATGATCCGGGTGATGTCGGTGCATGGCTCGAAAGGTCTGGAGGCCCCGATCGTGATCCTTCCGGACACCGCCAAGCGCCAGGCGCCGCGCGATGCCGAAATCATGCTGGCAGATGGCACTCCGGTCTGGAAACTGCCCAAGGACCAGATGCCAGCCGCGATGCTGTCTGCCCGAGAAGCCGCGCAGGAGAAACTGCAAAATGAACGGCTGCGCCTTTTGTATGTGGCTCTAACCCGAGCGGAAAAATGGTTAATCGTCGCCGCAGCCGGCGACGTCGGTGAGATGAACGACAGCTGGTACCGTATGGCGGAACGCGCCTTGCGGGACGGCGGGGCGGTGGAGCTTGATATCGAAGGCGGCACCGGTCTTCGCCTGCAGCACGGTGATTGGGACGGGCTTCCTCTGGTTGAAAAGCCTGGTCAAAGCGTTGAGAAACACATTCTGCCGGAGGTGTTTACCCGTCCGGCAGGACCTTATGCTGCGCCGGCGCCGGCGCTCAGCCCATCGGATCTGGGCGGACCCAAGGCCTTGCCAGGGGATCAGGGTCTGGACGAGGAGGCGGCCAAGGCGCGCGGCTCCCGGCTGCACCTGCTGTTGGAGCATCTGCCCGGCCGCCCCCAGGAGGAATGGCCCCTATTGGCTCAAAATCTATTGCTGAATGCAAATGACAGCGCGGAGCTGCTGGTTGAGGCCTCGGGCGTACTTCAGAACGCTGCCCTCTCTCATATTTTCCAGACAGACACATTGGCGGAGGTCCCCGTTACCGCTGATTTGTACGGATCGCGCTTGCATGGCATCATAGACCGGCTGGTTGTAACACCGGAAAAAGTCCTGGCGGTGGATTTTAAATCCAACGTGACTGTACCCGAAACACCCCAGCAATGCCCGGAAGGCCTGCTGCGGCAGATGGGGGCCTATGCCCATGCGCTGGCACAGATTTATCCGGACCGCGCCATCGAAACCGCATTGCTTTGGACCCGCAATGCCACCCTAATGCCGCTGCCGCAAAAGCTTGTGGCAAAGGCACTGCAGCGTCGGATGGAACCTTGA
- the addB gene encoding double-strand break repair protein AddB: MMFEPTSKPRVFALPCGVDFPRALTDGMRVRSQNQPPEALARAELIVNTSRMARRVRTLFDTGPAMLLPRMLLLTDLAQRATLDGLPPALPPLRRRLELSQLIAKLLDAQPDLASRASLYDLSDSLAALIDEMQGEGVSTDAIRDLDVSDMSGHWARAQAFIGIADQFTGLHEGAIDSQARQRQVVLNLIDQWQENPPQHPVILAGSTGSRGTTLMLMQAIARLPQGAVVLPGFDFDQPEIVWAGLDDPMISEDHPQYRFHRLLKDLELSPSDVQCWTETQPAAPARNRLVSLALRPAPVTDAWMSEGPHLTGLDTATENVTLVEAPTPRAEALAIALRLRQAAEDGQTAALITPDRMLTRQVSAALDRWEILPDDSAGQPLQLSPPGRFLRHVAGLFCKPLACDSLLTLLKHPLTHDGADRGSHLRQTRELELSLRRNGPPFPDAAAFAGFENGRELTPGWVEWLTACFADKEITGTLPLVDWVQRLRELAQHIAAGSQADGSGTLWDKKAGQAALACIENLEAESPYGGDMSARDFADLLGALLSQGEVRDRDAPYGSIMIWGTLEARVQGADLVILGGLNEGSWPEAASPDPWLNRQLRNQAGLLLPERRIGLSAHDFQQAIAAPEVWLTRAERSEEADTVPSRWLNRLTNLLSGLPDQGGREALDAMRAKGRQWLGWADALEEPAPAPQMPRPSPRPPVSARPRRLTITEIPRLIRDPYAIYAKHVLRLKPLTPLVQEPDALLRGIVVHEVFERFIKESQTDPSLLTAGHLIDKTRELLESHVPWPVARILWHSRIRRIASDFVLAEQERQSRAKPVAFEAKGSARLEPLDFTIACRADRIDMDDRGFLHLYDYKTGAPPSEAQQKKFEKQLLIEAAMAEQGAFDGLGPAEVARALFIGLGSSMKEVRAPLEAEPPAKIWDELHTLIGAYFEPEQGYSSRRMVYRDDIAGDYDHLARYGEWDRSATPQPEDLS, translated from the coding sequence ATGATGTTTGAACCTACTTCCAAACCGCGCGTCTTCGCTCTTCCCTGTGGTGTCGACTTCCCGCGTGCTCTGACCGATGGGATGCGCGTCCGCAGTCAGAACCAGCCGCCCGAGGCGCTGGCGAGGGCTGAACTGATCGTCAACACCTCCCGTATGGCGCGGCGTGTCCGCACCCTGTTTGACACTGGCCCCGCCATGCTGCTGCCGCGTATGCTGTTGCTGACCGATCTGGCACAGCGCGCCACGCTGGACGGGCTGCCGCCCGCTTTGCCCCCGCTGCGGCGGCGGCTGGAATTATCACAGCTGATCGCAAAACTATTGGATGCACAGCCCGATCTCGCCTCCAGGGCGTCGCTGTATGACTTGTCCGACAGCCTGGCCGCGCTGATTGACGAGATGCAGGGCGAAGGTGTCAGCACCGATGCGATCCGCGATCTGGATGTTTCCGACATGTCCGGTCACTGGGCCCGCGCGCAGGCCTTTATCGGGATCGCCGACCAGTTCACCGGTCTGCACGAGGGTGCAATAGATTCCCAGGCGCGGCAGCGGCAGGTGGTGCTGAACCTCATAGACCAATGGCAGGAGAACCCACCGCAGCATCCAGTGATCCTGGCCGGCTCCACCGGCTCGCGCGGGACAACGCTGATGCTGATGCAGGCCATCGCCCGGCTGCCGCAAGGCGCGGTGGTGCTGCCCGGCTTCGATTTTGATCAGCCTGAAATCGTCTGGGCCGGGCTGGATGATCCGATGATCTCGGAAGATCACCCGCAATACCGGTTCCACAGGCTGCTGAAGGATCTCGAGCTCTCACCCAGCGATGTTCAGTGCTGGACGGAGACCCAGCCCGCAGCCCCCGCCCGTAACCGGTTGGTGTCGTTGGCCCTGCGCCCTGCCCCGGTAACCGATGCCTGGATGAGCGAAGGCCCGCATCTGACAGGTTTGGACACAGCCACGGAAAACGTGACCCTGGTCGAGGCCCCCACCCCCCGCGCCGAAGCGCTCGCCATTGCACTGCGTCTGCGCCAGGCCGCAGAGGACGGGCAGACCGCCGCGCTGATCACCCCGGACCGGATGCTGACCCGCCAGGTCTCAGCTGCTCTGGACCGCTGGGAGATCCTGCCGGACGATTCCGCCGGCCAGCCCTTGCAGCTGTCACCTCCGGGCCGCTTCCTGCGCCATGTGGCAGGGCTGTTCTGCAAACCGCTGGCCTGCGACAGTCTGCTGACGCTGCTGAAGCACCCGCTGACCCACGATGGTGCGGACCGCGGCAGCCACCTTCGCCAGACCCGCGAGCTGGAGCTTTCCCTGCGCCGCAACGGCCCGCCGTTCCCAGATGCTGCAGCCTTTGCAGGGTTTGAAAACGGCCGGGAGCTGACACCCGGGTGGGTGGAATGGCTGACCGCCTGTTTCGCGGATAAGGAAATCACCGGCACCCTGCCTTTGGTAGACTGGGTTCAGCGCCTGCGGGAACTGGCCCAACACATCGCTGCAGGCAGCCAGGCAGATGGCTCGGGCACCCTCTGGGACAAGAAGGCCGGGCAGGCCGCGCTTGCCTGCATCGAAAACCTCGAGGCTGAATCCCCCTATGGCGGCGACATGTCCGCGCGCGATTTTGCCGATCTCCTGGGCGCACTGCTGAGCCAGGGCGAGGTACGCGACCGCGATGCGCCTTATGGCTCAATAATGATATGGGGCACGCTGGAAGCCCGGGTGCAGGGCGCCGATCTGGTGATCCTCGGCGGTCTGAATGAAGGCAGCTGGCCGGAGGCCGCCAGCCCCGATCCCTGGCTGAACCGACAGTTGCGCAACCAGGCCGGCCTGTTGCTGCCTGAACGCCGCATCGGCCTGTCAGCGCATGATTTCCAGCAGGCTATCGCCGCACCCGAGGTCTGGCTGACCCGCGCCGAACGGTCAGAGGAAGCCGACACTGTGCCCTCACGCTGGCTGAACCGGCTGACCAACCTGTTGTCCGGCCTGCCCGATCAGGGAGGCCGTGAAGCGCTGGACGCGATGCGTGCCAAAGGCCGCCAGTGGCTCGGCTGGGCGGATGCGCTGGAGGAGCCGGCCCCTGCCCCGCAGATGCCGCGTCCTTCACCGCGTCCGCCGGTTTCCGCGCGGCCGCGGCGCCTGACGATTACGGAGATTCCCCGGCTGATCCGCGACCCCTATGCGATATATGCCAAGCATGTTCTGCGGCTGAAGCCCCTGACCCCTTTGGTTCAAGAACCGGACGCGCTGCTGCGCGGCATTGTGGTGCATGAGGTGTTTGAACGGTTCATCAAGGAATCCCAAACAGATCCTTCCCTGCTAACCGCCGGTCACCTGATCGACAAAACCCGCGAATTGCTGGAAAGCCACGTCCCCTGGCCAGTCGCGCGCATTCTGTGGCACAGCCGCATCCGCCGGATCGCCAGTGATTTTGTGCTGGCAGAGCAGGAACGCCAGTCGCGAGCTAAACCGGTCGCTTTTGAAGCCAAAGGCAGCGCGCGGCTGGAGCCGCTGGATTTCACCATCGCCTGCCGCGCCGACCGTATCGACATGGACGACCGCGGTTTTCTGCATCTGTATGACTACAAAACCGGTGCCCCCCCCAGCGAAGCACAGCAGAAGAAGTTCGAAAAACAATTGCTGATCGAGGCCGCCATGGCCGAGCAAGGCGCCTTTGACGGCCTGGGCCCGGCAGAAGTGGCCCGCGCCCTGTTCATCGGGCTGGGGTCCAGCATGAAGGAAGTACGTGCACCGCTGGAAGCGGAACCTCCGGCCAAGATCTGGGACGAGCTGCACACTCTGATCGGGGCCTATTTCGAGCCTGAACAAGGCTATTCGAGCCGCCGCATGGTGTATCGTGACGATATCGCCGGCGACTATGACCACCTTGCGCGCTATGGTGAATGGGACCGCAGCGCCACACCGCAGCCGGAGGATCTGTCATGA
- a CDS encoding nucleotidyltransferase family protein: MLFAAGFGTRMRELTLDKPKPMIEVSGRPLIAHALELAQTIRPARIVANLHYKPEPLKALLEPEKVLISLETPEILDTGGGLRQALPLLGDGPVFTMNTDAIWKGPNPLKLAQDAWDPDRMDALLVCVPLEHAVGRTGGGDFAADAEGRINRGGNLVFGGVQIIKTDGLHQVDEQVFSLNLLWNQMAARGRLFAMEYPGRWCDVGHPEGITLAEDLIAADDV, from the coding sequence ATGCTGTTTGCCGCCGGGTTCGGCACCCGTATGCGGGAACTTACCCTAGACAAGCCGAAACCGATGATCGAAGTTTCGGGCCGGCCGCTTATCGCCCATGCGCTGGAATTGGCCCAAACCATCCGGCCGGCCCGGATCGTGGCAAATCTGCATTACAAGCCAGAGCCGCTAAAAGCTCTATTAGAGCCTGAAAAGGTACTCATCAGTCTCGAAACGCCCGAGATTCTCGACACCGGCGGCGGGCTGCGCCAGGCTTTACCACTGCTGGGGGACGGGCCGGTTTTCACTATGAACACTGACGCAATATGGAAGGGTCCGAACCCGCTGAAATTGGCGCAGGATGCTTGGGATCCTGATCGGATGGACGCGCTGCTGGTCTGCGTGCCGCTGGAGCATGCGGTGGGCCGCACAGGCGGCGGGGATTTCGCGGCCGATGCTGAAGGCCGCATCAACCGCGGCGGAAACCTGGTCTTTGGCGGAGTACAAATCATCAAAACTGACGGTTTGCATCAGGTAGACGAGCAAGTGTTCTCGCTGAATCTCCTATGGAACCAGATGGCCGCACGCGGCCGGCTGTTTGCCATGGAATATCCCGGCCGCTGGTGCGATGTGGGCCATCCTGAGGGAATCACACTGGCCGAGGATCTGATAGCCGCAGATGATGTTTGA
- a CDS encoding aminoglycoside phosphotransferase family protein → MTDRNSRCQAFLAATSYAGWLRGPLAGDASNRRYERLTAGDGKTIVMMDAPPEKGEDVRPFIRIANYLRHQGLSAPEILAQDVENGFLLLEDLGDDLFARAILRQPSLEQELYEAATEALVFLHQAPMPDLEPYGPRIMAEMAGLAMLKYRDGILGGHDPDLQTRFEDQFEDILRESVKGDPVLVQRDYHAENLLWLPDREGVARVGLLDFQDARAGHCAYDLVSLLQDARRDVPPAVEMQMVSRYISAAGVDESGFRTAYTVLGVQRNLRILGVFARLSLEYGKPHYVDLIPRVWDHFIRGLEHPALAPVAGLLRENLPPPSPENLDKLRP, encoded by the coding sequence ATGACTGACCGAAATTCCCGATGCCAGGCGTTTCTAGCGGCAACGTCTTATGCCGGATGGCTGCGCGGTCCGTTGGCCGGCGATGCATCAAACCGGCGCTATGAACGGCTGACCGCCGGTGATGGCAAAACCATTGTGATGATGGACGCACCGCCGGAAAAGGGCGAGGATGTCCGCCCTTTCATCCGTATTGCCAATTATCTGCGTCACCAGGGCCTCAGCGCCCCGGAGATTCTGGCGCAGGATGTTGAGAATGGCTTTCTGCTGCTGGAAGACCTGGGCGATGATCTTTTTGCCCGTGCCATCCTGCGGCAACCGTCGCTGGAGCAGGAACTTTATGAGGCGGCCACTGAGGCCCTGGTTTTTTTGCACCAGGCCCCGATGCCGGATCTGGAACCATATGGCCCGAGAATTATGGCGGAAATGGCCGGCCTGGCAATGCTGAAATACCGGGACGGCATCCTCGGCGGCCATGACCCGGATCTGCAAACCCGGTTCGAGGATCAGTTCGAAGACATCCTGCGTGAATCTGTCAAAGGCGATCCTGTTCTGGTACAGCGTGACTATCACGCCGAAAACTTGCTGTGGTTGCCGGACCGCGAAGGAGTGGCGCGCGTAGGTCTGCTGGATTTCCAGGACGCCCGCGCCGGCCACTGCGCGTACGACCTGGTGTCGCTGCTGCAGGATGCCCGCCGCGACGTGCCGCCCGCCGTCGAAATGCAAATGGTCAGCCGCTATATCTCTGCCGCCGGGGTGGATGAATCCGGCTTCCGCACCGCCTATACTGTACTGGGCGTGCAGCGGAATCTGCGTATCCTTGGCGTATTTGCCCGGCTCAGCCTGGAATACGGAAAACCCCATTACGTGGACCTGATCCCGCGGGTTTGGGATCATTTCATCCGCGGGCTGGAGCACCCTGCGCTGGCCCCAGTTGCGGGGCTGCTGCGTGAAAACCTGCCCCCCCCGTCTCCGGAAAACCTGGACAAGCTGAGGCCCTGA
- the tsaE gene encoding tRNA (adenosine(37)-N6)-threonylcarbamoyltransferase complex ATPase subunit type 1 TsaE has protein sequence MTTDTASCTLNSPDDTARLAAQIAGALRPGDCLLLEGVIGAGKTHFARHLIQSLMQCPEDVPSPTFTLVQTYDVPAGELWHTDLYRLSSLDEMEELGLTDAFETAICLVEWPDRLAELTPPHALRLTLALDPEHEDRRHLTLSWSDAKWQPLMERICA, from the coding sequence ATGACAACAGATACCGCGTCCTGCACGCTGAACTCACCGGACGATACGGCCCGATTGGCCGCACAGATCGCCGGGGCCCTGCGCCCCGGCGATTGCCTGTTGCTGGAGGGGGTAATCGGCGCCGGCAAAACCCATTTCGCCCGCCATTTGATTCAGTCTCTGATGCAGTGTCCAGAAGACGTCCCCTCGCCCACTTTCACACTGGTGCAAACATATGACGTGCCCGCCGGCGAGCTGTGGCACACTGACCTCTACCGGCTGTCCTCCCTGGACGAGATGGAAGAGCTGGGACTGACTGACGCTTTTGAGACCGCCATCTGCCTGGTGGAATGGCCCGACCGGCTGGCGGAGCTGACACCGCCTCATGCCCTGCGCCTCACGCTGGCGCTGGACCCGGAACACGAAGACCGCCGCCATCTGACGCTCAGCTGGAGCGATGCGAAATGGCAGCCCCTGATGGAGCGCATCTGCGCATGA